In Acinonyx jubatus isolate Ajub_Pintada_27869175 chromosome A3, VMU_Ajub_asm_v1.0, whole genome shotgun sequence, a genomic segment contains:
- the MATN3 gene encoding matrilin-3, with protein MLRHLPGLLLLLWPLLLLPPPTPAAPGPLARPGSRRLGMRGPAGSPGRRPAPAAPTGAPYSGTGQPGGARGAGVCKSKPLDLVFIIDSSRSVRPLEFTKVKTFVSQIIDTLDIGAADTRVAVVNYASTVKIEFHLQTHSDKQSLKRAVARITPLSTGTMSGLAIQTAMDEAFTVEAGARGPTSNIPKVAIIVTDGRPQDQVNEVAARARASGIELYAVGVDRADMESLKMIASEPLDEHVFYVETYGVIEKLSSRFQETFCALDPCALGTHQCQHVCISDGEGRYHCECSQGYSLNADMKTCSAINKCALNTHGCEHICVNDRTGSYHCECYEGYTLNEDKKTCSAQDQCAFGTHGCQHICVNDRGGSHHCECYEGYTLNADNKTCSVLSKCALGSHGCQHICVDDGAAAYHCECYAGYTLNEDRKTCSAIQEARRLISTEDACGCEATLAFQDKVNSYLQRLNAKLDDILGKLQENESGQIHH; from the exons ATGCTGCGCCACCTCCCGGGACTGCTCCTGCTGCTCtggccgctgctgctgctgccgccgccgacccccgccgcccccggccccctgGCCCGCCCGGGCTCGCGGAGGCTGGGGATGCGCGGCCCAGCGGGCAGCCCCGGGCGCCGCCCTGCCCCCGCTGCCCCCACCGGCGCGCCCTATTCCGGGACCGGCCAGCCCGGCGGGGCCCGTGGCGCAG GTGTTTGCAAGAGCAAGCCCTTGGACTTGGTGTTTATCATTGATAGCTCTCGCAGTGTGCGGCCCCTGGAGTTCACCAAGGTGAAAACCTTTGTCTCCCAGATAATCGACACTCTGGACATTGGGGCGGCGGACACACGGGTGGCGGTGGTGAACTATGCTAGCACCGTGAAGATTGAGTTCCATCTCCAGACCCACTCGGATAAGCAGTCGCTGAAGCGGGCTGTGGCCAGGATCACACCCTTGTCTACAGGCACCATGTCGGGTCTGGCTATCCAGACAGCGATGGATGAGGCCTTCACGGTGGAGGCAGGAGCTCGGGGGCCCACATCCAACATCCCTAAGGTGGCCATCATTGTGACAGACGGAAGACCTCAGGACCAGGTGAATGAGGTGGCCGCTCGGGCCCGGGCATCTGGTATTGAGCTCTATGCTGTGGGCGTGGACCGGGCAGACATGGAGTCCCTCAAGATGATCGCCAGTGAGCCCCTAGATGAGCATGTTTTCTATGTGGAGACCTATGGGGTCATCGAGAAACTTTCCTCTAGATTCCAGGAGACCTTTTGTG CCCTGGACCCGTGTGCACTTGGCACACACCAGTGCCAGCACGTGTGCATCAGTGATGGGGAAGGCAGATACCACTGTGAGTGTAGCCAAGGATATTCCCTGAACGCTGATATGAAGACATGCTCAG CTATCAATAAGTGTGCTCTTAACACTCATGGATGTGAACACATCTGTGTGAATGATAGAACTGGCTCTTATCACTGTGAGTGCTATGAAGGTTACACCTTGAATGAAGACAAGAAAACATGTTCAG CTCAAGATCAATGTGCTTTTGGTACACATGGCTGTCAGCACATTTGTGTGAATGACAGAGGTGGGTCTCATCACTGTGAATGCTATGAAGGCTACACTCTGAACGCAGATAATAAAACGTGTTCTG TTCTCAGCAAGTGTGCTCTGGGCTCTCACGGCTGCCAGCACATCTGTGTGGATGACGGGGCAGCGGCCTATCACTGCGAGTGTTATGCCGGCTACACCTTGAATGAAGACAGGAAGACGTGCTCAG CCATTCAAGAAGCACGAAGACTCATCTCCACAGAAGATGCTTGTGGATGTGAAGCCACTCTGGCATTCCAGGATAAGGTCAACTCCTATCTGCAGAGACTGAACGCCAA ACTTGATGACATTTTAGGGAAGCTGCAAGAAAATGAATCTGGACAAATACATCATTAA